The following DNA comes from Candidatus Babeliales bacterium.
CAGTTACCGCTGAAATAGAAGGTCCTCATGCTTCAATTGGTGGTGATATTGCAAAGCGATGTGGTGAAAATGCTACTATTGTTAATGCTATTGCTGCGCATCATGAAGAAGTGCCATTTGCTTCCATCTATGCAATAATAGTCGTTATTGCCGATACTATCTCAGCATCACGCCCTGGTGCACGAAGAGAAACATTAACGGCATATATTAAACGATTAGAAAAACTTGAAGAAATTGCCGGAACTTTTGAAGGTGTAAAAAAAGCATATGCTGTTCAAGCTGGCCGTGAAATACGCGTTATTGTTGAAGAAGATAGTTTAAGTGATGAACAAGCAAATTTACTTGCACATAATCTTGCCCGCAGAATTGAACAAGAAATGACATTTCCTGGGCAAATAAAAGTTAATGTTATTCGTGAAAAACGTTCAATTGAATATGCAAGGTAATTATGAATACATTGCGCGTACTTTTTATTGGTGATGTTGTTGGTGCGGCAGGTCGCGCTGTATTTCAAAAACATGTCGATAAAATAAAAAAAACGCATAACATCAATGCAGTTATTGTGAATGGTGAAAATTGTTCCCATGGAAGGGGCATAACCATAAAAAACGTGCGATTTTTTAAGCATAATGGTGTTGATGTTATCACGAGTGGTAATCATATTTGGCGACATAAGGAGATTTATCCTTATCTTGAAGAACATAGTGATTTATTACGTCCTGCAAATTTTCCTGCTATTACCCCCGGTGTTGGTGTAACAACATTTATGGTGGAAGGCCATAAAATTGGTATTGTGAATTTGCAAGGCCGGGTGTTTATGAAAGAACTTATTGACTGTCCTTTTGTTAAGGCTGATGCTATTGTGCATCAGCTGCAGGAAAAAACTAATATTATTTTTATTGATTTTCACGCAGAAGCAACATCAGAAAAAATGGCTCTGTCATTTTTTCTTGATGGTCGCGTAAGCGGTATTGTTGGTACTCATACTCATGTACAAACTGCCGATGAACGAATTCTACCAGGCGGCACAGCACATATCACTGATTTGGGAATGACAGGATCCTTCAATTCTATGCTTGGTATGAAGAAAGAGCCAATTATTCATAATTTTCTTTCTGCTCTTCCGGTAAGATTTACACCAGATACATCAGTACCAATTGTTATGAGTGGTGCGTGGATAGAAGTTGATACGCAAACGGGTAAAGCTCTTAAGATTCAGCGGGTAATGATTCTTGATAATGAATTGCATGTTGGCAATGAAGATGAATAATTAATCGATTTAATAAGATTTATAAATTTTGACAAAAATACTGCAATAGAATATTATTAAATTAATATTCTATTTTTTTTACGGGTTTATAAAAAATGAAATCTACATGGTTTTTTTTAACTATATTTTTATCTACGCCATTGATTGGAATGAAATCAATATCTTCTATTGATGAAATATTGAATGTTATTTTTAGTTATTTAGATTATAAATCAAGGCATTGCCTACGTTTAACTAACAAAAAATATTATAATTTTTGTGAGAAAAATGAGGCTATTCTAACTTTAGATACTAATCATTTTATTGATCATCTGTTTTTATATAAAGATAATCAAGAAGACTTTAATTTTTTGATTAATAATGCAACATCAGATAACAAAAAAATCGTTGGAATTTATACTAAATATACTGATATTACCCTATGGGGAGATTCAAACAATAATCTTTTTGATTTATGGCGCACAAAAACAAAGGTAGATAATAGATTTAAATTAAAAGAAGATACTAAAAATAGCGTAAAATTTTATTTTCCTTATACCAAAGTCCGTGCTTATATAGATTCATTATCAAAAGATAAAACTAATACTCAAGCAATATTTGAAGAAATAGAAGAGCAAATATGTAAGTTCTTTATAACAACTGGCCTTAAAGAATATGAAAAAAATATTCTTCAAAATTTTAATAGTCAAAAAAAGAATATAAAAAAAAACTATTTACAAAAAGCCCTTGAACAATCTTGTTTTCCTGCTATTGTTTTATTACTCCATAAAATGAAGCATTCAGACGACTATTGGGATCTAGCGAATAATAATGAGTCACGCAGGTTATTAATTAAAGCTGGGTATTATTTTAAATATAAAAAAATAGGATATTCTTATCTTTTAGAATCTGCTATTAAAGCAAAAAAAATAGATCCAGCTAAATCATTAATTTCAATTTTGGTTGAATCAGATAACAGAGAATGTATGGACGTATATGATCAAAATAAAAAAAATCCAATCACACTTGCATTAGAGGCAGGTACAGATGAAATACTAGAAAAACTTATTGCAGTAGGGGCAGAATTAAGTGTTCCTCGATATAATTTAGATAGTTTTGCTACAGAAAGCAATATACAAAAGCTGATTGAATGTGGTTGCGATGTAAACAAATCAATTTATTGCAAAAACAACATGGATGAACGTTATCCTCCTGTAACAAGCTTTTTACGTGAAACCGTGAAAGAAAACAATACAGAGTTAGTGAAATTATTATTACAAGAAGGTGCAAAAATAGATTGTGAAGTAATTATGGCTAGTTTGAATAATCCTGCAATACTCGACATATTATTAGAACAAAAACCTCAACTGGATTTTGAAAAAGAGATTTTTTCTTCGCAAAGATCAACAGGTGATATAACAAATGCTCCTGAAGAATCAATAATGAAGTTAATCAAAAATGGTTACTTTGAAAATTGTAATTTAGAAAAAATATTAAATGCGGCAACAAAAAGTGATAAATCTAAAGTAGTGCGTTGGATATTATCTCAAGATAATTATCCTTTGATTGAATCAGTCGATTTATATAATTCGATAGTAAACAATCATAGTGGTATAGTAAAAATAATTCTTACAGCTGATTCTAAAAAATGTAATCATAAACTATTAAATACTAAAGTATTAGAAGGCGCTCATGATTTTATGGCAATTACTTGTGTTAATCAAGAAAACACAGAAATGTTAAATATTTTATTTAATGCTGGAACAAATATTTTAGATCGTGATCGCATTAATCATTATGATGAAAAAAATAATCATTTTCCTTATTATTACCTTGTAAAGCATAGTGATGAAAATGCGGTTATTAGATCTCTTAAAATGAATAAAAAAATAAATAAGAAAAGACATGAAGAATATACATCTTTATTTTACTCAGCGTTATATAATAAAAAAATTGAATTAACTAAATTTTTATTGTTTCCTGTAGTATCTAATGTTGTTGATTCTAATGAAGTAAAAAAGTACGATCGTCATAATATTTTACCCAATATCTTGAAAGAAATATTAAAAAAACCGTCTAAAGTTTTCCCCCCAGTTCTTTTAGGAGGCGATCGTAATAAATCAAAAAGCATTAATGTTGATCTACAGCCAAATTACGATCAGATAATGAGTAAAAATTATACGGATACTGTTAATTGCACGTATGGACAGTTTATACAACACGAAACGAATGCATTCTTGCATAGGTAACAAAAAAAATATCCTATAATCAATTGTTATTCTAATATTTTGTTAATCTTATTATTAAACTGATCCATATTTTGATGAATATTTAATTGGGGTTCATTAGTTTTTTGTTGATCTAAAAGAGCTAAGGTAAACTTTTGTTTTAACTTTTGTAATATATTGTGCTGATTTTTTGATGGAATAATTGTTGCGAGGTTAAGTAATGATTGTGATTTGTTAAGTGCTTCATGTGTGTATTTTTTGTTATCTTCTTTTGTTGCATACTTATTTTGTCCTATTTGCGCGAGAAAGTCTTTCCATTGATTTTTTTCATTTTTATATGTTGTAACTACATTTATTGCGTCTTGTTTTTTACGCTCCGCGTCTCTTTTTATCTTTTCTAGTTCA
Coding sequences within:
- a CDS encoding TIGR00282 family metallophosphoesterase — translated: MNTLRVLFIGDVVGAAGRAVFQKHVDKIKKTHNINAVIVNGENCSHGRGITIKNVRFFKHNGVDVITSGNHIWRHKEIYPYLEEHSDLLRPANFPAITPGVGVTTFMVEGHKIGIVNLQGRVFMKELIDCPFVKADAIVHQLQEKTNIIFIDFHAEATSEKMALSFFLDGRVSGIVGTHTHVQTADERILPGGTAHITDLGMTGSFNSMLGMKKEPIIHNFLSALPVRFTPDTSVPIVMSGAWIEVDTQTGKALKIQRVMILDNELHVGNEDE
- a CDS encoding F-box protein; its protein translation is MKSTWFFLTIFLSTPLIGMKSISSIDEILNVIFSYLDYKSRHCLRLTNKKYYNFCEKNEAILTLDTNHFIDHLFLYKDNQEDFNFLINNATSDNKKIVGIYTKYTDITLWGDSNNNLFDLWRTKTKVDNRFKLKEDTKNSVKFYFPYTKVRAYIDSLSKDKTNTQAIFEEIEEQICKFFITTGLKEYEKNILQNFNSQKKNIKKNYLQKALEQSCFPAIVLLLHKMKHSDDYWDLANNNESRRLLIKAGYYFKYKKIGYSYLLESAIKAKKIDPAKSLISILVESDNRECMDVYDQNKKNPITLALEAGTDEILEKLIAVGAELSVPRYNLDSFATESNIQKLIECGCDVNKSIYCKNNMDERYPPVTSFLRETVKENNTELVKLLLQEGAKIDCEVIMASLNNPAILDILLEQKPQLDFEKEIFSSQRSTGDITNAPEESIMKLIKNGYFENCNLEKILNAATKSDKSKVVRWILSQDNYPLIESVDLYNSIVNNHSGIVKIILTADSKKCNHKLLNTKVLEGAHDFMAITCVNQENTEMLNILFNAGTNILDRDRINHYDEKNNHFPYYYLVKHSDENAVIRSLKMNKKINKKRHEEYTSLFYSALYNKKIELTKFLLFPVVSNVVDSNEVKKYDRHNILPNILKEILKKPSKVFPPVLLGGDRNKSKSINVDLQPNYDQIMSKNYTDTVNCTYGQFIQHETNAFLHR